In the Brassica napus cultivar Da-Ae chromosome A7, Da-Ae, whole genome shotgun sequence genome, one interval contains:
- the LOC106353334 gene encoding lipoxygenase 2, chloroplastic-like: protein MGEDGKRSRSEKKKMFCKESSSGLQTLSIAKSLSSPFHKPSPLINPIWTGRRDKLCRPRNLGGRCKVTASQSNSEPKGNIMKEKVKKIKVKGYIQAEEGTVLEGLRWSRGLDDISDIAGRSLLVELISAETDNRTLMEKDPVEDYAQRVWFDGESPDEKYECEFNMPEDFGTVGAIRIQNQHHRDIFIKEMELELPSGSVTFSCHSWVAPKSVDPAKRIFFSSKSYIPSATPEPLKKLRKEELETLQGNNRKKVGEFEKHERVYDYDVYNDVGDPDKNDELARPVIGGLSHPYPRRCKTGRKSSKKDPSTEKREGDFYVPRDEEFSTTKGTAFTGKAILAALPSVFTQLESILLDPKSPFPHFKSIEDLFDVGINLPKDAGLLPMLPKLIKVLSEAQDDLLQFDPPILLNKDRFSWIRDDEFARQTLAGLNPYCIQLVTEWPLQSKLDPAVYGDPNSLITWEIVEKEIRGVMSVDEALKNKRLFMLDYHDLLLPYVNKVRELDDTMLYASRTLFFLSDDSTLRPVAIELTRPPDVNRPQWKQVFTPGYDATSCWLWKLAKTHVVAHDAGYHQLISHWLRTHCCMEPYIIAANRQLSAMHPIYRLLHPHFRYTMEINARARQSLVNAGGIIETCFWPGKYSLELSSDVYGKLWRFDKEGLPADLINRGLAVEDEKAEHGVRLTIPDYPFANDGLMLWDALKEWITDYVNHYYPDAGLITSDEELQAWWSEVKNIGHGDKKDEPWWPELKTQDDLIGVATTIAWVASGHHAAVNFGQYGYGGYFPNRPTTTRRRMPVEEPTEEELKEFYEEPEKVLLKTFPSQKQATQVMVTLDLLSTHSPDEEYLGEEPEASWIDEPVIFAAYERFKGRLQYLEGVIDERNVNVSLKNRAGAGVVKYELLKPISEPGCTGMGVPYSVSI from the exons ATGGGAGAAGATGGTAAGCGAAGTAGAagcgaaaagaaaaaaatgttttgtaaagaGTCGTCGTCGGGTCTCCAGACCCTGAGCATAGCAAAGAGCCTCAGCTCTCCGTTCCATAAACCATCACCACTCATCAACCCCATTTGGACAGGACGTCGAGACAAGCTGTGTCGTCCCCGAAACCTCGGTGGACGATGTAAGGTCACGGCATCACAGTCAAATAGTGAACCGAAAGGTAACATAATgaaagaaaaagttaaaaaaatcaaagtaaagGGATATATACAGGCCGAAGAAGGGACGGTGCTGGAGGGCCTACGTTGGTCGAGAGGTCTCGATGACATTTCAGATATTGCCGGCAGATCACTGCTCGTTGAGCTTATTTCCGCCGAGACTGACAACC GGACGCTGATGGAGAAGGATCCGGTAGAAGACTATGCACAACGTGTATGGTTCGATGGCGAATCCCCTGATGAGAAGTACGAGTGCGAGTTTAACATGCCTGAAGACTTTGGAACCGTGGGAGCTATAAGGATACAAAACCAGCACCATCGAGACATATTCATCAAGGAGATGGAGCTTGAGTTACCCAGCGGGTCCGTTACGTTTTCATGCCACTCATGGGTGGCCCCCAAGTCCGTTGACCCAGCCAAGAGGATATTCTTCTCCAGCAAGTCCTACATACCTTCCGCAACCCCAGAGCCCCTTAAGAAGCTGCGGAAGGAGGAGCTGGAGACCTTGCAAGGCAACAACCGCAAGAAGGTTGGTGAATTCGAGAAACACGAACGCGTTTATGACTATGACGTGTACAACGATGTGGGTGACCCTGACAAAAATGACGAACTCGCCCGTCCTGTCATTGGAGGCCTCTCTCATCCGTACCCGAGACGGTGCAAGACTGGTCGCAAATCCAGCAAAAAAGACCCATCCACGGAGAAACGCGAAGGGGACTTCTATGTCCCTAGAGACGAGGAGTTCTCCACAACCAAGGGAACGGCATTCACAGGCAAGGCCATCTTGGCAGCTCTTCCATCCGTGTTCACACAGCTCGAGTCTATTCTGCTGGATCCCAAATCTCCCTTCCCACACTTCAAGTCAATAGAAGATCTCTTTGACGTTGGCATCAATCTTCCCAAGGATGCTGGCCTTTTACCTATGCTCCCCAAACTTATTAAAGTTCTTTCTGAAGCTCAAGATGATCTTCTCCAGTTTGATCCCCCTATTCTTCTTAACA AGGATAGATTTTCATGGATCCGAGACGACGAATTTGCTCGCCAGACACTTGCAGGCCTTAACCCCTATTGCATTCAGCTAGTTACG GAGTGGCCGTTGCAAAGCAAACTAGACCCTGCGGTTTATGGTGATCCCAACTCACTCATTACTTGGGAAATTGTGGAAAAGGAAATTAGAGGAGTCATGTCAGTTGATGAG GCTCTAAAGAATAAGAGATTGTTCATGTTGGATTATCACGACTTGCTACTACCGTATGTGAACAAAGTGAGGGAGTTGGATGACACCATGTTATATGCTTCTCGAACACTATTCTTCCTCAGCGATGATAGCACACTAAGACCTGTTGCCATTGAGTTGACTCGTCCCCCAGATGTCAACAGGCCCCAATGGAAGCAGGTCTTCACGCCAGGTTATGATGCTACCTCCTGCTGGCTATGGAAACTTGCTAAGACTCACGTTGTTGCTCATGACGCCGGTTATCATCAGCTTATTTCCCACTG GCTGAGGACTCATTGCTGTATGGAGCCATACATAATAGCGGCAAACAGACAATTAAGTGCCATGCATCCTATCTATAGGCTTTTGCATCCCCACTTCCGCTACACCATGGAGATCAACGCTCGTGCACGCCAAAGTCTCGTCAACGCAGGTGGAATCATTGAGACTTGTTTCTGGCCAGGCAAGTATTCCTTAGAGCTAAGTTCAGATGTCTATGGTAAACTATGGAGGTTCGACAAGGAAGGTTTACCTGCAGACCTCATCAACAG GGGGCTGGCTGTGGAAGATGAGAAGGCGGAACATGGGGTGCGACTGACGATACCAGACTACCCATTCGCGAATGACGGTCTAATGCTGTGGGATGCACTAAAGGAATGGATCACAGACTATGTGAATCACTATTATCCAGATGCAGGACTGATCACGTCGGATGAGGAACTCCAAGCATGGTGGAGTGAAGTGAAGAACATAGGGCATGGAGACAAAAAAGACGAACCATGGTGGCCTGAGCTCAAAACACAAGATGACTTGATTGGCGTGGCGACTACGATTGCGTGGGTGGCTTCAGGTCACCATGCAGCTGTAAACTTTGGACAGTACGGGTACGGAGGGTACTTCCCCAACCGACCAACCACAACAAGGAGAAGAATGCCAGTGGAAGAGCCTACAGAGGAAGAGCTAAAAGAGTTCTACGAGGAGCCAGAGAAGGTGTTGCTGAAGACATTCCCGTCGCAGAAGCAGGCGACGCAAGTGATGGTGACTCTGGATCTACTATCGACCCATTCACCAGACGAAGAGTACTTGGGAGAAGAGCCAGAAGCATCTTGGATCGATGAACCTGTCATCTTTGCTGCATATGAACGATTCAAGGGCAGGCTCCAATATCTAGAAGGAGTGATAGATGAGAGGAACGTGAATGTTTCTCTAAAGAACAGAGCTGGCGCAGGTGTTGTCAAGTACGAGCTTTTGAAGCCCATCTCTGAGCCCGGTTGTACCGGAATGGGTGTTCCCTACAGTGTCTCTATCTAA